AGGTCATCGAAATAACCCTTCGGAAATGCAATCAGACCCGGTCCGCTCATTCTAATCTCTCCATTCAGGCAGAATGAGGCCGCTTCACGAGCGACACGACTTCCCTGAGGACATTCCGTATTTCTACTGATTCTGATGCGGGCGAGAAGGAGTGGCCGTCTATAACCAGTGGGGCGCCGACAACAACAAGAGGTGCTCCCAGGGCAGGGAGTTTCGGAAGATCCCTGACCGAAAGACCGCCGACTGCCTGAACGGGGCAGTCGACTGCATCCACAATTTCCTGCAGGAAATCGACGGGGCTGCCGCCGTTCTCTCCCCTTTCATCGAATCCGAGATGCGCAATGACCACATCTACGCCGGCATTCTCGAGTTCACGGGCGGCTGTCGCCCTGTCCCTTCTGCCGAGTATGTCACCCATCACGAAAATACCGTAGTGGCGTGCAGCCCGTACTGTTGCCCTCACGGTCGCAGGATGGCCCGCAGCCATCACGACGACAAAATTGGCTCCTGCCTTAGCCATCATTTCCGTTTCGAGGTAGCCTCCATCCATAGTTTTGAGATCGGCAACTATCGGGACATCAGGAAACCTCTTCCTGAAATGAGAAACGGCATGAAGACCTTCACCCAGCAGCAAAGGTGTACCCACTTCGAGCCAGTCAACGCCTGACTCGATTGCTATCTGTGCAATCGGATCGGCATCTTTTATCGTTTCGAGATCAAGGGATACCTGAACGGTCGGTTTCCTCAGATCTTCCCTGGTGAGCGTCACAGTATCAGGACTCCCTTGACAATTCTCTTCTTTTCCATATCATCAAAGGCATCCTTCCACCTGTCAAGTGGATACAGCCTGACAATCTTTTCCGGCTCCAGTTTCCTGATTCTGAGCAGTCTCAGAACCCTCTCCCAGGTCTCCCAGTTATGACTGAATGACCCGTGAAGCTCAACAGCTTTTGAAACAATCTGGTCAAGGTTAAATTCAGGAACGTCAGGACCCCATCCAACCTTCACAATCCTTCCTCCAGGCCTTATGACATCGAGCGCAGTCTTCAGCGTTGCACTGACTCCCGAAGCATCAATCACAACATCTACACCGTCGCCCCAGCCAGAATGACTCAGTGCCTCCACTGTCGTATGGGCATCATCGAAAATCATGTCAGCGCCGGTTTCAGAAGCTGTTTTGAGCCGCTCCCCGTCTGCAGGCATTCCAAGCACCGCAATGCTCGCCGGAGATCTCAGCATCGCAACCTGAAGGCAGAAGAGTCCTATGGGACCAGGTCCGATTATAAGAACAGTGTCGGCAGGTTCGATTTTTCCGATCGACGATGTGGCGTTGAAAGCCACACAACTCGGCTCTGTTAGTGCAGCAGAAACATCGCTGACTTCGTCGGGCACCCTGTGCAGTATCTCTTCTCTGGCAATCAGGTATTCGGCCATGCCGCCGTCTGTCAGTGCTCCGAAGCCCATCCTGCCTGAACAGAGATTGTAATTTCCCTTCCTGCAGTTATAGCATCTTCCGCAAACATGGAATGCAGTCTCGCAAACCACTCTGTCTCCCACCTTGAAATTTTGAATTCCACCCCCTGTCATGTCGACTATTCCCATCAGCTCGTGTCCCAGAATTACAGGCTCATTCCTCCGATACGATTCCGTTCCGTTGTACACGTGTATGTCGCTGCCGCACACACCAACGGCCTTCATTTTCAATCTCACTTCCATCTTTCCGGGTTCCCCGGGGTCGTGTACGTTCCTCAAGAAAACTTTTCCGGAACCATGCGATTCGGAAACTATTGCCTTCAAATTCAACACCCGCGTTGGACTAGACGTGTCACATAGAATAATATTTCTGGAAACACCAGGTTCTGAATGCAGTCACAATGGACAGCTCATTGGCGGCAATGTGATGATATTGCAGGAAGGGTCCTCTGCCGCACGCCATTTGAAAATTGCATCGCGGTTTTACCGGAATTGAATGTTCCGCGAGGCGACTATCAGACATATTGTAAGGAGCTCTTCGCAATGAGCATTCGTACGCAACACCGAACCGCTCAATTGAAGGGCTGAACTCATATCAAAAACTCGTCAAAAACGTATCAAGGCCCATTAAAAAAATTGCAAGTCCTGATGTCAGCTTTGGAACAATTTTTACATCGTGGAGAAACAGGTTAATATAGCTATATTAAAATACGGGGCAGGGTGAAATATTGACGCAATCTGCGAGTGGTAACGAAAAACGTGGGAATAAGAGAATAGTGTGGGCGTCAATCGTTGTGGTGGTAGTTATTATTGTTGTAGTAGCTGCCTCTGCCGCCGTCATATTGTCCAAACCGCCCACTAAGAAGAGCAACACAGTTTACTTCTACACCTGGTGGGGTCCCACCAGTGGTAGAGCTCTGCAGAATCTGACAGCAGCATTCCATAAGGCATATCCGCAGTACACTGCGGTGCCTACGGTATCTCCCGGCGCGGGAGGCACAAACGCGAAGTATGCAATACTCACGTTAATCAAGGCGAACGATCCGCCTAATACATTCCAGACGCATTATGGGCCTGAAATGCTGAGTTACATAGAGGCTGCTCCAAGTGGAGCGAAGTCGTTCGTTAACTTTACCAGCTATGTTCAGAGCAACATGGCAAATAAAGTCGTTTCACCCGTTCTTGCTGCCGGAACCTACAACGGAGTTACATTTTCGCTGCCTGTGGATGCGCATCAGGGTGCACAACTGTTTTTCAATCCTCAGCTTCTGGCGAAATACAGTCTTCCGATACCAAATAATATGTCTACACTCGTGAATGACACCATAGCCCTTGGCAGCCATGGCATCAATGCCTGGGTAATTCCCGGCGGAGACGGCGGATGGGATCAGCTCAATGTCTGGGAGAATGCTTTCCTCGCGTATGGCGGCAACACGATGTACGATGAGCTCATGTATGGAACTCTTAACACAAGCAGCCCTAGTGTTATGCATGTCCTGAACGAAACGAATGCAGCATTCTTCACATTTGAGAAATACAGCATGCCGGGCCTTGAATCAGACAGCTGGCTGCAGGCACTGCCCTATGTGCTGAGCGGTAAGGCAGCTTTCTACACCTCAGGCAACTGGGTACTCGAATATACAACGGATTATCTCCATGTCCTCGTTTATCCGGCAACCGCACCGTACACTTCATGGACGAACCTTACAATGCTCGATCAGTCGTTCCCCGGAACGCAACACTACTGGGTGCTTGTTACAGATTCAGTGGCAGTACCGTCCGGCCCGACATCAACACTTGGTCTGACATTTGCGAAGTATTTCTCATCATATGCCGGTGACACCGTATTCACAAAGACAAAGGCGGTAACATTCTACAACAATGTTACATCCAACTACTACGCGACTCAGGCGCAGTGGTACAGCTACAAGACACTTCTCAACACGAGTCCGTCCAATTTCGTCTACCAGCTGTCGGATGGAGGATTGTTCGACAATGTTTTTGCCTCATACACCTCCGCAATGACCGCCCTTTCTGAGATTGGACCTTCAGATCTCGCGGCATGGAACCTGACACTCGCAGGCGGTATCAGCAGCGAACAATCACAATGGATGGCTGCCAACTCTCTTGGCTATGGATACATGGGTTTCCCCGGCCACCCGTTCGGAGGATACGCCCCGCCATGGGCCTCAGCAGCAGTTTCAGGCGTTGCAGCGCATCCGAACAGTGCGAGCACCGTAAACGCTAGCGGTGCAAAGTCCCCGACTGCAGGCAACCACATACTGAAACCGACGAAAATCCATTATGTCCAGATATCACTGACTTCTGTGACATTGCTGCAGAAGTTCTACATAATGGGCGTCAGCTCGGTAACCAAGCCGCTATAACCCCCCGGCCGTAACTGTAAACCCCAACAAACCACTTTCTTCTCTTTATTTTATCGCCCGACTGCACCGATGGCTGACACACTGGGCCGTCGCATTTACTACAACGTTAACATGACTTTTGACGAACCAATGAGATTCGATGCCAGTTTACTGAAGACAACCGGCCCGTTATCCAGCGGCTCCATTGTAATCCACTTCTGTCGATCATCCAGGAAGTCTGTGCCCGCGAGCGTTACCGCTTTCGAAAAT
Above is a window of Candidatus Sysuiplasma acidicola DNA encoding:
- a CDS encoding orotidine 5'-phosphate decarboxylase, with product MRKPTVQVSLDLETIKDADPIAQIAIESGVDWLEVGTPLLLGEGLHAVSHFRKRFPDVPIVADLKTMDGGYLETEMMAKAGANFVVVMAAGHPATVRATVRAARHYGIFVMGDILGRRDRATAARELENAGVDVVIAHLGFDERGENGGSPVDFLQEIVDAVDCPVQAVGGLSVRDLPKLPALGAPLVVVGAPLVIDGHSFSPASESVEIRNVLREVVSLVKRPHSA
- a CDS encoding zinc-binding dehydrogenase; amino-acid sequence: MKAIVSESHGSGKVFLRNVHDPGEPGKMEVRLKMKAVGVCGSDIHVYNGTESYRRNEPVILGHELMGIVDMTGGGIQNFKVGDRVVCETAFHVCGRCYNCRKGNYNLCSGRMGFGALTDGGMAEYLIAREEILHRVPDEVSDVSAALTEPSCVAFNATSSIGKIEPADTVLIIGPGPIGLFCLQVAMLRSPASIAVLGMPADGERLKTASETGADMIFDDAHTTVEALSHSGWGDGVDVVIDASGVSATLKTALDVIRPGGRIVKVGWGPDVPEFNLDQIVSKAVELHGSFSHNWETWERVLRLLRIRKLEPEKIVRLYPLDRWKDAFDDMEKKRIVKGVLIL
- a CDS encoding extracellular solute-binding protein, whose amino-acid sequence is MTQSASGNEKRGNKRIVWASIVVVVVIIVVVAASAAVILSKPPTKKSNTVYFYTWWGPTSGRALQNLTAAFHKAYPQYTAVPTVSPGAGGTNAKYAILTLIKANDPPNTFQTHYGPEMLSYIEAAPSGAKSFVNFTSYVQSNMANKVVSPVLAAGTYNGVTFSLPVDAHQGAQLFFNPQLLAKYSLPIPNNMSTLVNDTIALGSHGINAWVIPGGDGGWDQLNVWENAFLAYGGNTMYDELMYGTLNTSSPSVMHVLNETNAAFFTFEKYSMPGLESDSWLQALPYVLSGKAAFYTSGNWVLEYTTDYLHVLVYPATAPYTSWTNLTMLDQSFPGTQHYWVLVTDSVAVPSGPTSTLGLTFAKYFSSYAGDTVFTKTKAVTFYNNVTSNYYATQAQWYSYKTLLNTSPSNFVYQLSDGGLFDNVFASYTSAMTALSEIGPSDLAAWNLTLAGGISSEQSQWMAANSLGYGYMGFPGHPFGGYAPPWASAAVSGVAAHPNSASTVNASGAKSPTAGNHILKPTKIHYVQISLTSVTLLQKFYIMGVSSVTKPL